atggatagaGAATAAATGAacgttaaaataaaaataaaaaaaaggagtccagtgttaaaaaattggggacaaaattaaaaagaaaaaaatgacatcgCGATGAGGGAAAAATTGTCAGGGCATGtggattaataaaaatggcatgAACGGAAACGGGtagtatgtacatgtgcacaggAAGGGGCACAATTGGGGGGCACCCAAACGGGAGAAGTGCAAATGGAGGAAGCACAGATGGAAGAAGCACAGGTGGGAAAAGCACAGGTGGGAGCAGCACAGATGGAAGAGGCACAGGTGGGAAAAGCACAGGTGGGAGAAGCACAAATAGAAAAAGTTCAATCAAAGGACATGCCAACGAAAGAACAAagtacgtacatatgtgcTAACGCGTGTACACCTTAgagctgcttttttttttcacccattCGTGGTCAGGCGTACAGCAAAAATATGTGCTACGCgtcatggaaaaaaaaagtacacttGTGCATACAGCAGAATTTAGTGGTTTCGCTGCGAGGTGGCTAGCCTGTGCGTAAAAGTTCGTCTGGTGCATGCAAGCATACGTAgattgcatatatacatttgtgcttatatatatctatgcttatatatatctatgtatttatatatctacatatttgtacatttgggCATCTTTACTTTCATGCACTTATATATATCCATTTatgtgtcaaaaaaaaaattctgaactgttcaaaaaaaaacgccacgCGGTCACCGTTATAGGTAGCCAATACAACAGTTATACGTAGcgagccttttttttttttttttttttttcctaaatgCTCATATATTGTGTGCAATTGATTGATAAAATTGGTGTGTACTTTTTAGcacaaaatttattcataatttttgtcaatatgggctttttttttaatatgcaaaaaaaacgtccACAATGCGCAAGTGGCACGGTAATTTTCGTAATTTCCTTGCACAAGGGTATTATTTCCGCGTTTCCTTGAAAACGCTTCGCGGGCTCGCTCCCGTCGCTCTACATGTACATTTAGGCACAATCACTTATGGCATGAAGGAGAACGGGAAAAGTTCGAAGCGAGGGGTGAGTAGCAAGGGgaataagcaaaaatggaacgcTACAATGTGGTATGCCCAATGTAGTAATTGCGTGAAAATCATCACTGACACGAGAGGCTCATACTTAAGCCAAACAATGAATGTAGATCACAGATTTGCTATCCAAAAAAGAGGTAAAACTGTGGAAGCCaaaatttgatgaaaaaaagggcaaaactGGTTATGCGTGATAGTATCTCATGACGatacgggaaaaaaaaatgcattcacAATTGtaagactttttttttagtatattTTGTCATGTATATCACACGTATGTTCACGTcgatgcaaaaaatgtggcaCTCTTCCACCTTTTGCGAGGAacacttatttttatttttatctacaTACGTACGGAGTGCGTACATGCTTTCAAAATTGCCATGTCCTTTGTGCGAAAGAAAGCCATCGGAAGATACGCAGGTCGACTGTGAGCATTTACGCACGTGCATACGCAGGGACCCGCAAAAGTGTTTATCCTGTTACCCACCCCAAGTGGTTTTCTTGTAGATACACGCTGACCACATTTTCGACGTTCAAATTGCCGCTTTTATGCAAAGGAAGGCATTTTCGCGTGAAAGACGAAAATTTGCGCCATtagcaaaattttcaaatggTTGCATGCAAAAATAGGCTGTCATTATTAAAAACGCGTACACGTACGCggaatttttccttcccgagttttattcattttaggCATTTCGCAATTTGTTGACCATGTCACGGTAAAGTGCCGACCCCAAATGTGTTTGGTaaaattgcatttttatgGCCACTCGTGGGACGTTGTAACTGCGCATTTTCCCTGCCTCAGCCAATGGTTGTAATTACTCATGGGCAGTGAGTCGTCCCTCTTTTCCGCGGTTTGCATGTGGTGCGTGACGTTCGGCCCGTACGTGCACTACGCAGAAGTGAACGGAAAAAGGTACCCAAAAAGGTACCCAAAAAAGTACCCAAAAAGGTACCCAGAAAAAGTACCCCAAAAAGNNNNNNNNNNNNNNNNNNNNNNNNNNNNNNGCAAAAAGTACCCAAAAaagtacgcaaaaaaatacccAAAAAGGTACCCAAAAAAATACCCAAAAAAGTACCCAAAAAGTACCCCCAAATGTATGCGTACGCATCACAATGGAAGGGTGTGCCGCGGCAACAcgatttattttccccaattGGCGCCCATTacccaaagaaaaaatattttatcgcGCGGTTTATTTTAGAAAGAAACTTTTACCTTTGCAAATACTAAAAAGGCATCCATGACCTCAATTTTAAGCAACCCACGTACCATCTTCACCTCCAGTTCGATTACGCCACATTGAAAGTGAAAGTACGTGGAATGAAAAGTAAATATTGCCACCTTCGATGGACTTCGCTTTCGCGCCCCAGTAGTGTATATCAGCCAGGGTGATTTCCCCACCTCAAATGGGCCAATTGTAAAGGTACTTTCCGAGGAATTTTATGCCACATTTGTGGAAACAGGGCAAACAGGAGTAATCTTCAGAAGTTTGATCGGAACGCACGCGAAAGTGGCTCCCTTTTCAACGAGACAGCGTGAAGAGTGGGCACATGAACGAAGGCTTCCGAATTCAATGTGGGAAAAGTTATTCACAAAAACGTAGAATATAATATCAGCTGGTTTATCGTttttaaacacaaaaaaaaagggggacggCGCATACATGTCGATTCAGCTGGCAAAACGTGTGCTGTGATTAAAGCATTCcacgcacatgtgtgcataggTGTATCATCGTGGTAACAAGCAAATGCCTTTCGTTAAAGAAACCCATAGGTACAAAATTGGCTTTCGCATTTGCACAatttaaaggggaaaacaaaaaaaggggccaacAGATGGAGCGTTAAAAAGGGGCCAACAGATGGAGCGTTAAAAAGGGGCCAACAGATGGAGCGTTAAAAAGGGGCCAACAGATGGAGCGTTAAAAAGgggccaaaaaatggagcattaaaaaggggccaaaaaatggagcattAAAACGGGGCCAACAGATGGAGCATTAAAACGGGGCCAACAGATGGAGCATTAAAAGGAGGAGTAATACGTAGGTATACTCCCCAAACTAATGCCTTCTCCTCTGAAATATGGTCGGAGTTGCCATGGATTCGTTAAAGAACAAATCAAAACAGTTCTCCTCCTTTATGGGCGCCGCTCCATTGAGGAAAAAGTCCAACTCGGGGTTTGCATCACTTGGAgtggatatatttttctcgCCTACTTTGCCCCCTTGCGCGCTTTCTGTGAGGTGGTCAACGCCGTCTGGGTTAGCTGTGCGGAGACGACTTCCGCCGCCTCCTCGAATGTCACTTTGGCCATTCTGCTCTAACGCCACCTCATTGTCTTGGTTATTTTCatcttctttaaaaaaatcatctgTGCAGGATTCCCCCAGTTGGTTCAAAATAGGTTGCTCGTTTCGACATTGCTGGAAAATTTGGGCAGATAATGATAATTCCTTTTCAGCTTCTCCCATCCTTCCACTTTTACCTTGCCCGTTTTCCTTCATGGAAACttcaacaattttgttaatgctttcaaaattgtttttccCGAACACTAGGGTGTTACTTTCCCCTTCTGCAAATAATTCAtctttttggaaaaaggCGTCATCGATTATTTGTCCAGAATTGACAGGAAGTGGGTTTGTTCCCTTGTCCTTACCTCCCATTTGGTGTGAGAAGGAAGTGCTACAGGTCTGTCCGCAGTTGGCACTAACACATTTTTCCGCTTCACAGTAGttgctctttttcttcattttggtggTTACATCATCTATCTGTTTTTTATTCGAAGCGTTTGTCTTTTTAAGGGCCCTTTTGGGTTTATTCCCTGGGGTAGTTATTTTGTTTGGTCCCCAGCTGGAGTTCCCTTTCAGCCTTTCTTTACTACTCTGTCTTAGCTGCTTACGCGTTTGCATAGACAGCAGATCGTTGTTTTCTTGAATTTCctgtttaattttaaatttgagTGAATTCAAGGAATCGAGAAAGTTGTCCTTAACCGGGGTGTCCTTACTTTCACCATTCTTTCCTTGTGCCTTTTTGCTTATTAAGTGGGTTGCCATTTTATCATCTTGGGGGTTGTAAAAAAGGTCATCCGCATTAGCATTAAATTTGCTAAACAAGGAATAGTTTTCTTGGAAATCCAATTCATTTTCCTGGTTAATCAGATAATTGTCtagctttttcattttttcttcctttccctttttgtcattttgtttcttttgcaagtttttaaatgtgtgttttttgtgttttttttttttttttttttttgttgatgCTTTTCTGCGCCTTGGGGTTTAACCGCTGCAGAATGgtctttttgtatttctgcGCCAGGCTTCGAATGATGGCGATTCCCTTCTCCAGTTTCTTCTCCATTGTGCTAACGCTTTGCTTTACACCCCCTCGAGGGTTTCTTGCGTCATTTGAGCGCTTTCTTTAGGGGTGATATTAAGTTAAGGCTGCGTCAGTTTCTTCCCTTCGCACGAACTGTTTTGGGGTGGAGCTATCCGTTTTGAGGTGGAGCTATCCGTTTTGAGGTGGAGCTATCCGTTTTGAGGTGGAGCTATCCGTTTTGAGGTGGAACTACCTGTATTGGGGTGTAACTACCTGTATTGGGATGTAACTATCTGTATTGGGGTGTAACTACCTGTATTTGGGTGGAGCTCTCCGCTTATGCATCCgctaccccttttttggatcgcgttatttttttgcgctttcgGGGTGTCACTTTtcgtgttttctttttttttccgcgcaATTTTTCGCACTTCGCACTTTCGTTTTTGGTGATTttttggtgatttttttttttttttccaatttttccgTTTCATGGCACCCTAAACGCTGTACATTTCGACGCACCCCCCACGCGTGAacgttttgcaatttttttttttttcttccatggATAGAATTTTGCGACGAGTGGCGAATTGAGTCCTCTTCGGTTGGCATTTTGCACTTCACTTGTACAATGAGCACCTGTTGCAAGGGAGACGGGTCCACCACCTggcgcgttttttttttttgtcgctcGTCAGGGAAAGAAACGAAACTGAAATGTAGAATATAGTGGTTTTATGGCACGGGCGAGGAGGGGTTTGTTCCTTTCTTTCGTTTTATGCGTCACGTTCTATCCCTTTCCCTGGACGAATCGATTCTTTCGGCGCCCTCGTTGGAACGATTCCCCACGAAGAAACCACTCCAACAGGTTAAGTTGGCGAAACATAAAGcaacatttaaaaaggcaaaatagCATTTTAAGTTAGCTCAAAAGGCGAAGTGAGTTCTCCCGTgttgcctcctttttgcgaGCATCGACGATGCAttgaaggggagaagcaaaagggggagaagcaaaagggggagaagcaaaagggggagaagcaaaagggagagaagcaaaagggggagaagcaaaaaggggagaaagaaaGCGCGAAAAGGCGAACACGCACCTGTCGAAACCTTTGCAGAAGAAGCCAATAGGTGGGCAACACGTTACAACGTGTAAATTGATCTAACTCGTTGCTCCTGTGTACGTCCTCCCAAGTGATTTGCATTGCGCCTTTGCGCCCCCGTAGGAATATGCCTTTTTAATGACTACACCCATGTtgggagaaaaatttttggtgcaaatttgttcatcaGATTACGCTGCACCGTATTAGGCTgtatttcttccattttttttgtccaagCGGCTTAGTGAAAAATCCCAGTTTTGCGTCCTCCTTCTTGAAACAGTACCACTCATGGAGCACTTGCGTAAAgcgaaaagaggaaaaacaaaaatgtagatGCTTTAACAAGGCAGACGTGATCAGAGCACAGATGGGAGATACACCTTCACACTTGTGTGACCCATATAAACGTTTGGCCACTCATTCACCACACGTCtcctctttcccttttcatggctcctccttcccccctttaaCAGATAATTTGGTAACGGGAGCCCTATCGGGCGTCGCCGTTGATGCCGTACTGTACCCCATTGACAGCATAAAAACGAATGCGCAGGCAAAAAAGGCCTTCTCATTTTCTGACTTAAAGAAGTTGTATAGTGGGATTTTGCCAACCCTAGTTGGCACAGTTCCAGCTAGCGCTTTCTTTTACTGCTTTTATGAATTATCCAAAAAGTTACTCAAAggtatgcttttttttttccccccaaaaaaaaaagtgacattgtgtacatttaaatttgaacttttaaaaaaaaaaaaaaaaaacctagcAAAAGTTATAccttttatccattttgacaTCCACCCAATTGTATCCTTTGCACACACACCCATGAGTTGTTGCTTTGGTGAAGTGTTCTCGTTTCGTTGTTCGCGATTCTgaacaaatgggggggggacaGTAAAATGGGACGATAACCTTTCCGGGGgggaaattcatttttatattttttatatttttttatattttttcccatttttcgtagaaaatagagaaaatatCAGCAAAACGAATTTGTACTTAATTTCAACAAGTGTGGCGGAGGTTACAGCGTGTGCCGTGAGGTGAGgctcaaaaaatgggaaaaatgggaaaaaatgggacagcACGTCGACTGGCCTGGACAACCTCTACCTGCGCTACCTCCGCTTCCGCCGAGACATGAGgaacctctttttttttcttgacaGGTTGCCATTCGAAATAGTGAAGCAGAGAATGCAGGTGTCTGGGAGCAGCTCCGTGATAAGCACGATATACGATGTTACGCAGCGAGAAGGCCTGATGTCGTTTCTGGGCAAAAGCTATTTCGTTATGATTGTGCGAGAAATTCCCTTCGACTGCATTCAGTACTTCCTGTGGGAGAGCTTTAAGGAAAAGGCCAAGAGAGGTACAACGGAGGGGAGGCGAGCCGCAAAAGGGAGATGTACCGCAAAAGGGAGATGTGCCGCAAAAGGGAGATGCGCCGCAAAAGGGAGATGTGCCGCAAAAGGGAGATCTTCCGCGAAGTGGGGAAGCCGTATCACAAACTGCGTACCTCTCTGTTACATCCCACCCCTGCCTTAccctttttcacttttacagactttggaaaattttccaaaaagtaCCCCTCCATAACGTCTGCCATATGCGGCGGACTTGCAggttggcaaaaaaggaagcgagGGACACTGGTGAATGCGCGCTGGACCAATTGTGCTTAACATACGttctgcccattttgcgTTACGCATTATGCGCATCGTCTGCTTAAAGGGGTTAGCCCGAATGACACCTTCACCACTTGCACTCCATTCCTTTCAGGCGGAATCGCCGGGTTTTTAACTACCCCCATGGACGTGATAAAGTCTAGGCAAATTATATACGTATGAACCGGAAATGGGCGCCACCGCAAAAATATGTCAATATATGCGCCGGTACATGTCCGCGTCCGTGTGTGTGTACGTCCGTGTGCGTGCATGTGTAGCTCCATTTGCCGCGCTCGAACACATTGTtaacccccccaaaaaacaaaactgtTCAGGGAAAATCCTATTTAGAAACCGTCACAGAAATAGCGGAAGAAGGATATATGACATTCTACAAGGGATGCTGCTTTCGGTCGctctatttattttttgggggaCTCATCTTTTTTGGGTCCCTTagatttttctcctttaaaaaggaataacatATGTAAAGTGGTGTATACCAAGTTGTACACTACTAACCCATGGCGAAATGTCTGCCTtgttaacaaaatgatgCCACGTTTGATACACCCATTTTAGCACATTTGACGAAGTGTGCCATGATTTTGTAAGAAGCGCTCTCCGTATGggtgttccattttgctttaattcttttaaaaatgtgtttcgCGTTTTTGCCTGCAcatttaacttttttttttttttttttttttttctgactaGCCAAAATTGCGCAGTTTAATGAACATGCCGGTTAATCCCCTCTTAACTTGTGAACATGCTTAACCCTTTTGACGCAGTGGTCTCTTTCTCATTCAAGTCGATTTATTTATCTtattgttgttatttttgtgtatggGGTTGCTTAACACTTTGCGTAAACGGGGGGGAGCATTATTGCGGGGCCCCCCATTAGCCAATGCGGTTTGTCAATTGCGCCGTTACGCCGTTACGCCGTTACGACGTTACGATGTTACGACGTTACTCGGTTGTGCATTTCTGAGATGCGAGTGAGCTTCCTCGAGCCCCCTtgaagatgcaaaaaaaaaaaatcgggaCGATATGGCCATCGCTCCACTGTTACGTTTACGTGGTTGTGTCTTATCCACCGAGATGTGCGGTCATTTTATACAATGACCTTTTGCGCTGTTGGGTCATAGCGGTTTCCCTTGTTCTGCCGCTCGATAAGTTCCCAAttcgattattttatttattttcttttttctacccAATTTATACACCTGTTCAATGTgtgcgtatgcatatataaggAGACATCCCCaagactcctttttttttgtctttccaATAGTGTCATCATTTTGTCGccgaaaaaaggaggtcaCACAAAATTGGCAGCATGTGTATAGGAAGTACACCTACTGTGAAATGAATAATTCCCCAACAGGTGGGGAGTCTTCAACTGGTGTTTTCCCCATCGTATGCTTCCATTTCGAGGGAACACCTTTCAGACAGCATTATCTAACCATAAATACTTGTCCAATGTAGACGCCAAATtgtgctttccttttttatgggcATAATTGCAAGTACGTGTTTATCTTGAAAGGCGCCGCGCAAAGGGGCAAAcagttgagaaaaaaaaaaaatttcatatcGTAATGTAAGCGCAAAAATTGAAGCAGGCTGTGTAAACGCAGGACACatcgttttgcttcttcccagGGGGAGCGTCAGCCAACTTCAGCATTTAACTCGGACACGGGAAAATAATCAGCACCCGCGTACCTGCGCGAATAGGCCCGGAGCGTGTCATTCGTCCACTCGTCCATTCGTTCATATGGTCGTGTGTCCCCATGCGTGCTGCGCGACCCGTCCCTTTCAGcgcaaaatgtgaagaagcccGGAAAACTCGCCTTGCGGGGCGACGGAAAGAGCAGCGAATCAAGGGGCAAATGAGCACGCGAATAAAGGATCATCCATCTAATTAAATCCAATTaaccttttttccctccctttatAACTGCCTATATGTCGTAGCAGCATTGCGAAAAAGGCGTTAACGTGTATATTTTAGCCACATGGGGAGTAAATCTCCTAGCCGAACCACTACGCGAAACGTACAGATTGTTTTTACTGCGGGGGGGAATTGTCATGTAGACATTGAGGCGCgttacggaaaaaaaaaaaaaaaaaagagagataCATATACTCTCCTTCACGAGGGCAATCGCTTACGCACACATGCGCGTAAGGTATACATATGAGTAACTGCCTACCCGCACGGGAGAGtgcgcacattttttttttttttaaggtgcGAATTGAATTACGGCATGTTTCGCAAGAAAAAAGTGAGATGGTATGATTAAACGTGAATTATCAGTTGTTCCATAAACGCTTTGAAGATTTGCTAGGTGtgcttttgttttattttttcatatttctctTTGCATTTTGCGTCAAAATTGGTGACCTTCCGAGGCCATGCTTTAAAAGTAAGCGGCATTCGGGAGCCCCCGCACGCGCGCAGTAGAGCAATCGAGTggatatacatacgtatgtacatacgtgcatacatacgtacgtacgacGCACATTCGGACAACGCGCAGAGTGACCCCTGCACAGATACTGACCGTGGCGTCCAATGGAGGAAGACTCCTTTAAGAACAGACTGCTGAAGCGCAACATCGACATATGGATAGAGAAGTATCGACCTGAGTGCCTAGACGATGTAGTGGGAAACCCCTTCGTCATAAACACGCTCAAGAGCATCATCGTGTCGGGCAATATGCCCAACCTGCTCCTAGCTGTAAGTACTTTGTTGAGGATCCCCTCAGTTCTTTAAAGCGCAGCATGGAGTTCCCCCTCCGCCTGCACAATACTGTTCACGCAAGCTGCCCGCCCATCTTAATTTTTGTCTCTCCACAAGAGATTAATTGTAAAATGGGCATTCATGGTGGCAGTGTATTTTGGGCTGTGGGTTGGCGGCATGTTTGACTGTGAGTTGGCGGCGCGTTTGGATGTAAAGATGGAGAGCCCCTTCACGACCGCACAATGACACCCACAGTTATTATGCCACCCATGTGGAGCCTTTTTGTGGAAATCTtcaacccattttttttttttttttttatccctgcATTGTGTATCCACCTTTTTGTAGGGTGCCCCTGGTACTGGGAAGACGACGAGCATTCTCTGCCTGGCTAGCGAAATGCTGGGGGCTCAGGCGAAGAAAGCCGTCCTGGAATTGAACGCCTCAGATGACAGAGGAATTAACGTAATCAGAGACAGAATAAAAAGTTTCGCAAAGGAAATTATAAGTCTCCCCCCAGGGAAACACAAAATTATCATACTAGATGAAGTAGACTCCATGACCACAGCTGCACAGCAGTCTTTAAGAAGAATCATGGAGCTGTACTCGGATACCACTAGATTTGCTTTAGCTTGTAATCAATCTGAGAAAATAATTGACGCACTTCAAAGTAGATGTGCCATTATACGATACTTTAAATTATCAGACGATCAGGTTTTGAAacgaattgtaaaaatatgtcaattagaaaatataaaatacacaGACGATGGGTTGGAAACCCTTACGTTTATAGCAGATGGGGACTTAAGGAAGGCAGTCAATTGTTTGCAGTCAACTTATGCTGGGTTAGAGGTTATAAATAAGGAAAATGTGTTAA
This genomic stretch from Plasmodium cynomolgi strain B DNA, chromosome 14, whole genome shotgun sequence harbors:
- a CDS encoding hypothetical protein (putative) gives rise to the protein RRKASTKKKKKKKHKKHTFKNLQKKQNDKKGKEEKMKKLDNYLINQENELDFQENYSLFSKFNANADDLFYNPQDDKMATHLISKKAQGKNGESKDTPVKDNFLDSLNSLKFKIKQEIQENNDLLSMQTRKQLRQSSKERLKGNSSWGPNKITTPGNKPKRALKKTNASNKKQIDDVTTKMKKKSNYCEAEKCVSANCGQTCSTSFSHQMGGKDKGTNPLPVNSGQIIDDAFFQKDELFAEGESNTLVFGKNNFESINKIVEVSMKENGQGKSGRMGEAEKELSLSAQIFQQCRNEQPILNQLGESCTDDFFKEDENNQDNEVALEQNGQSDIRGGGGSRLRTANPDGVDHLTESAQGGKVGEKNISTPSDANPELDFFLNGAAPIKEENCFDLFFNESMATPTIFQRRRH
- a CDS encoding mitochondrial carrier protein (putative); this encodes NLVTGALSGVAVDAVLYPIDSIKTNAQAKKAFSFSDLKKLYSGILPTLVGTVPASAFFYCFYELSKKLLKENRENISKTNLYLISTSVAEVTACAVRLPFEIVKQRMQVSGSSSVISTIYDVTQREGLMSFLGKSYFVMIVREIPFDCIQYFLWESFKEKAKRDFGKFSKKYPSITSAICGGLAGGIAGFLTTPMDGKSYLETVTEIAEEGYMTFYKGCCFRSLYLFFGGLIFFGSLRFFSFKKE
- a CDS encoding replication factor C subunit 4 (putative); translation: MEEDSFKNRLLKRNIDIWIEKYRPECLDDVVGNPFVINTLKSIIVSGNMPNLLLAGAPGTGKTTSILCLASEMLGAQAKKAVLELNASDDRGINVIRDRIKSFAKEIISLPPGKHKIIILDEVDSMTTAAQQSLRRIMELYSDTTRFALACNQSEKIIDALQSRCAIIRYFKLSDDQVLKRIVKICQLENIKYTDDGLETLTFIADGDLRKAVNCLQSTYAGLEVINKENVLNICDIPSPERIENLLKFCINSEWKKAHDIAYDMIKEGHTPFDVALTSSNVLRRYDLGSEAVQIEFLKIGAMACNTMASGLASVIQLDKLLADWCIAAKAFRTKC